Genomic window (Candidatus Binatus sp.):
ACGCTGCTGCAACAGGTGATCTACAACCAGGAGATCGATCGCGCCAAAGCCCCGCCCACGGTCAACTTCCAGGGTATCGCGCGCGTAGGCCCCACCTTGATGCAGTGGGGAACCCCGGCGCAGAAAAAACGCTTCATCCCAAAAATTCCGTCGGCCGAGGAGATCTGGTGCCAGGGTCTATCGGAGCCCAACCACGGCTCCGACCTCGCCGCAGTCGAGACTCGCGCGATCGACAAGGGTGACTACTTCCTCGTCAACGGCTCCAAAGTCTGGACCTCCAACGCTCATCACGCCGACTTCTCCACTCTGCTCTGCCGCACCGATCCTGAACAGCCCAAGCACAAAGGGCTAAGTTATTTGCTGGTGAGCATGAAAAGTGCGGGCGTTACGGTGCGCCCACTCGTGCAGATCACCGGTGAGCACGGGTTCAACCAGGTATTTTTCGAGGATGTGCAGGTTCCCAAAGAGAATCTGGTCGGCAAGAAAAACGAGGGATGGCTGGTCGCGATCACCAACATGATGTTTGAGCGCACCATTCACGGCGGCCGCACCGACATGATGATCGAGGTGAAACAGCTCGCCACTCTGGCCGCGCGAGTGGAGCTTCGCGGCAGGCCCGCCATA
Coding sequences:
- a CDS encoding acyl-CoA dehydrogenase family protein; the encoded protein is MDFKFSEADEAFRLEFRSWLEKNIPRDWRDEDELADPDTKSEFERRRTWHRKLHDGGWMCIHWPAEYGGRGATLLQQVIYNQEIDRAKAPPTVNFQGIARVGPTLMQWGTPAQKKRFIPKIPSAEEIWCQGLSEPNHGSDLAAVETRAIDKGDYFLVNGSKVWTSNAHHADFSTLLCRTDPEQPKHKGLSYLLVSMKSAGVTVRPLVQITGEHGFNQVFFEDVQVPKENLVGKKNEGWLVAITNMMFERTIHGGRTDMMIEVKQLATLAARVELRGRPAIMDSYVRQHLASFACEAEALKYTSFRQLTRQLRGLPPGPEGSVMKLGTTDLNLRIQKFAMELLGAYSQFEYQAAGAIDRGKWSHRMLAARRGTIAAGTNEIQHNIIGERVLGLPKG